A region from the Dysidea avara chromosome 15, odDysAvar1.4, whole genome shotgun sequence genome encodes:
- the LOC136245175 gene encoding uncharacterized protein, with the protein MLVRLLQLFIDAKKLLCCGGRIHNAPLSELAKFPYLLPAKHPFSNLIIWDIQRSLYHSVHLEIVQDLTAESFLLTFRKFAGRHSLPRIMISNNGSTYLYAAEELRSLMKLLEVKEELSRRGVTWRFIPKRAPWYGEFWERLMGLTKWAIKKVLGRCHISLIVLETIIVDIQTVINDRPLTFVSSELGDIEPLTPAHLLHGRRITCVTHEMVDTDEIIDPSCGVLQDFQKRWRHDYLTSLREFHKSSGDTCQVIKKGDVVIIHNDVPHTMWKIAVVIDLVFGGSRKGM; encoded by the exons ATGCTTGTCCGACTGCTCCAACTCTTCATTGATGCAAAGAAATTGCTATGTTGTGGTGGTCGTATTCATAACGCTCCATTGAGTGAATTGGCTAAGTTCCCATATCTCCTTCCGGCTAAGCACCCGTTCTCCAATCTGATTATTTGGGACATACAACGAAGTCTTTACCATTCAG TGCACTTAGAAATTGTGCAAGACCTCACTGCCGAGTCCTTCCTACTCACGTTTCGTAAGTTCGCTGGTAGACACTCGTTGCCAAGAATAATGATCTCCAATAATGGATCAACTTATCTTTATGCAGCTGAAGAACTCAGATCACTCATGAAACTACTAGAAGTGAAAGAAGAGCTTAGTAGACGTGGTGTTACTTGGAGATTCATTCCCAAGAGGGCCCCTTGGTACGGGGAGTTTTGGGAACGGCTTATGGGACTTACTAAGTGGGCAATCAAGAAGGTATTGGGCAGATGCCACATCTCCTTAATAGTGCTAGAAACCATAATTGTTGATATTCAAACAGTCATCAATGACCGTCCCTTAACCTTTGTCTCTTCTGAACTTGGTGACATAGAGCCACTCACACCTGCCCACCTTCTACATGGCAGAAGGATTACTTGTGTAACACATGAAATGGTAGACACAGATGAAATCATTGATCCAAGCTGTGGTG TGTTACAAGATTTTCAGAAGAGATGGCGACATGATTACCTTACGTCACTAAGGGAATTTCATAAGTCATCTGGTGACACCTGTCAGGTTATCAAGAAAGGGGATGTAGTCATTATTCATAATGATGTACCTCATACCATGTGGAAGATTGCAGTAGTGATTGACTTGGTGTTTGGAGGATCAAGAAAGGGGATGTAG